The region CGCTTTCGAGATCGCTTTCGCTTTCTTCCACCGGCACCCCCTTCCATTTTCCTCATCTCGCAGACGGAGATCCAACCAAAGGCACACAAAAGTCAATCAAATCCCCAAGTCGAATCACCTCTCGCATTTCTTTCCGCTTTCCCTGATGCCTCACATCACGTGAAGTGCTGTTCCGGTTGCGGTTGTTACCTTCGATTCTTCGGGTATCGCTTTTTGTCCCGTTTTGATTGCAATGCTGCTCGGTGGTGTTCTGATTTTAGGGGCCACGCTTGAATTTCCTGTCTTCCGAGTTTGAGACTAGGGTTTGTGCGCAATCTGTTTTTCCTTTATCTGAATGCTCGTTAGGAAGGGGGGAAAATTgcctgttttttttttcccgcgTTTATCTTTGCGAGGTCCCCGAATATGGTAGGTTATATCTAGGGTTTTGCTTTGATTGCAGAGGTGCCTTCAGTTCTGGGTTTTGGGTAAATTGCATTTTTTAATCCGAGGGCTTTTTTGTGCTTGTTTTAGCTGAATCTGaatatctatttatagactCAAAGTAAGTTTCACTTGTCTTCCCGGTGTTATATAATCTCTGTGAAACCCCTGAATTTATATAGTTTTGTCTTTTGGATTTGCTCCACTTTCGTCACGTCTGGATTGGTTAAATTTTGTCAATATAGTCTTTCTAAGGGTTTGGAGTTTTTGATAGATCAGAGACAAGTCCTCCCCGAACCATGGTGGGGGTTTGCTCCCTCCATCCGGACGCTATTCGGTTTTCAGTATGAAATCGGAAGCTTCAGCATCGACATTGCCTCCACTGGGTCCTGGGGGTAGTTCAGAGTCAAGTCATTTTGGCCATGGCATGTCTTATGATTCTAGCCACTTTAGCCATGATATTAGCTGAATGCCTGATAACCCACGAAATAATTTGGGACACCGACGAGCCCACTCTGAGATTCTTACTCTTCCAGATGACATCAGCTTTGATAGTGATCTTGGTGTCGTGGGTGGTTTGGATGGGCCTTCTTTGTCTGATGAGACCGAAGAAGATTTTCTTTCAATATATCTTGACATGGATAAATTCAATTCATCCTCTGCAACATCGGCTTTCCTAGTTGGAGGGCCATCTTCTGCAGCAGGTTCAGCATCTGCCTTGAATCCTGCTTCAACGCCTCCAGTTGTTCCCATGGGCAGTGGGTCTAATGAGAGGCCCAGAGTCAGGCATCAGCATAGCCAGTCTATGGATGGGTCAACTACAATTAAGCCTGAGATGCTCATGTCCGGTACAGAGGAGTCTTCTGCAGCTGATTCTAAGAAAGCTATTTCTGCTGCTCGTATTGATCCAATGCGTGCAAAGAGGTACATTTTAATTAATCCATGCCCTGTTTGGGTTGTtcctctcttccttttttttttttttttatttgcgcTTTTAAACTccaaataaatgttttttttggcAGTTTCTTCATTCttgaaaaactgaattattTATTCGAACCATTTTAACTGGTAGTTTCTTCAATTATGAAGAGAATAAAATTTAGTTAGGTGAAGTAATAATGCTAAATGCAGAGTTAAAATTTCTTCAGAAAAAACACAAGATAAGAACCTAAAATGAATTTAAGGCTTGCCTGTTATCTTAATAAATAAGAAGAGCCACATTAGCCATGCAACACCTGCCACATGGATACATGGCAAATCATGGATTTTACATGCATAAACTCAACAAGCTGCCATTGTGCATAATGCCAATATATAATTACCTATGAAGCACAAACACGGACACGGGCACACGGGGAATATAACCTGAATAGGAAGGATATTGAAGAATCCGGAAATTGAACCTTGAGTCATGCACAAGGTATGGAAACAAGACAGCTGCTATTCTTCATGTCTCTGACGTGTCCATCACATGTCCCCTCATGTGTCCCCTTGAAAACCAAGAAGAAAGTGTCGAAAAGCCATATGGGTGTGTCCGACATGTCGGCTCCACCAACATGACGACCTGATTGCCATGTCCATGCTATGCAGGTAAGTACCATTACCATACACTTACCTCAGTCAATGCCCCagctcttcaaggctttgaacAGAATCTTCTTCAACTGTTTATTTTCACTCATTTCCTTACCCTTTTTCACATCTGGGCTGtgcatttgtatttttatttttatcttacaACGAGGAATgactttattttcttctaaagtATAGAcctcaaaacaaagaaaagaaaagaaaagaaaggaaaaggataGAGAATAAGTTCAATTGAAGGCATGAAAGACAATGCCAATTTGGATTTTTATGTgcttataattttattgttgGTTGTCCTCTAGCTTAGGGGTTTGGCCTTTGGAGTCTTTGTTATTTTGCTTTCTAGTGCTCGATGGATTTGATGGAAAAGCTGAAATTGAATCTAATAATCTTAATaagagaaattaatatattatatcatagtAATCATCACCCAGCAATTGAAATGGGGGAACACGTTTTTCCACTTAGATTAAGGACACAAATGCTTCCAGGAGGTCGCATATTTGACTTCCCTAAGCAAGTTTGAGGTTTAAGAGCAAGGGAATTTATGATGTTAACCCTAATAAAAATACTGTTTAATTTATTGGATGGCATTGGAATCCAGTGGAAGCAAAATCTGGTCGATATGCTGACAACCCTGTTGAGGCCTATCTTCCTAGATGGGTAGGGGCTAAAACACGGTCCTTACGCTTTGTGTGTCCCTCGACTTCTAGAAAAAGACAAGAGCAGGAATTAGGGAATCTGGTGAGTACCTTGAAAGTGGAGGTGGGAGTACTTTGTAGCTCGTCGGTGCAGATTTTTTACCAGAGAGAGTTGGCGGCAGCCACGTCCTTGAACTTCTTGCTCACACACGCTACCAACACGATGTCCTCTGGACCCAACTTCGACAAAATCTCGTCAATTGCCAAACTCTCGTATCCATCAAAATCCATCTCTTTCCCTCCTGCTCTTTCCACCGATGGCTGCAATATCCAATTGGTACATAGTGAGAAGGAAAGGGGAGGAAAATTGGAAGCGAGATCTAGTGGAATCAAGTGACTGAACAATTGGGTTGGAGATGCATTTGATCTGGTGAAATGGGTTGCTGTGATTCTGAGTTGGTGATCTGGTTGAAAGGGACAATTCGGGTGAAGAAGGGGTagccaaaattttaaataaaagtttattaagTGATTTTTAATAGTtacatttatcattaattaataaaaattcattGAATGACAATTGCCAATTTTCGTTTAGTTATTATATTATGtaggcaaaaattaaataaatattatattttagtgacCGTAAATTTAAGTATATTAAACAATAGTTTGAATAAGAACTTTctatacaaatttttaaacaaaagtttattttttagtgacacattattattaattaataaactttatGGTAAAAGGTATATTTACAGTAAACattattgtaaaaattttatttttatacttcaACTTATAAATGTCTCAATTTTCAATAATAAACAACATTAATTAGTCTGAAAACTTGGGTCAAGTCTTAACCCAACTAAGTGAAACAGATTGATGCTTCTAACTCCTCTTCCTTCACGAACTTTAATAATGCCATCATGCAAGCGGCAACCATGTTCTTCTAGCCGTAGTAACATACCATCCTGTTGTTGATTGCCTCTTTCAGacaaatttataaatgaatttggcaCACAAGGCATCATTTCCCTGCCCACTGTAAGATTCTAGGTACCAACATATAGTCAACCATTGGCACAATCAAGGATTGCTAATTTTGTCAATGCATGCGGAAGAAGCTGCCACAACAATAATCTTGGATCTGCTACTAAATCCAAGTTGGTCTATGACATCCCTTGTTTCATTGATTACTTCATGTAAAGGTAACAAATACACATGCACTACTTGGTCATAAAAGGAGTAGCCACCAATAAGGCCCAAGGGACTTCCTGGCATACTTTCACCAAATTCTTCACGGTTTACTGCTTGACCATTGCAAAACTGATACAGAATCCTTGTAGGAAGAGGAAGCTTTATTCTCAAACAATCTTCCAATTCCTTTATTTGGTCCTCAGTTGCACCGTTACGTAGTGTAGCCAAGGCCTCAGGGAAATTAACTAACAACCAGCTTTTAAGTTTGTCCCAACATCTTTTAACTTGTCTAACAAGAGGCCAAGGATACATGGCAAAAGTTTCACGCCATATTTGATAGGCTTCctgtatatatagagagatagaagagggggggggggggggggcattgtAGTTAGCAAGTCTTGCAtctaaaaaaagaaatcataagctaaaagataaatttcaataaaaggaaggaaaaagccCAAAAACACAAGCTGATATCAAGTAAATTATCAAATGGAAATGACAAGGTTGAATAATTAGCTACATTCTCATCTATAGTTGTAGCTAATTTTTCAACCTTGTCATTTCCATTTGATAATTTACTTGATATCAGCTTGtgttttttgtctttttccttccttttattgaaatttatcttttagtttatgatttttttttttttttagatgcaAGACTTGCTAACTACAATGCCCCCTCCCTTCTtatctctctatatatacagGAAGCCTATCAAATATGGCGTGAAACTTTTGCTATGTATCCTTGGTCTCTTGTTAGACGAGTTAAAAGATGTTGGGACAAACTTAAAAGCTGATTGTCAGTTAATTTCCCTGAGGCCTTGGCTACACTACGTAACGGTGCAACTGAGGACCAAATAAAGGAATTGGAAGAGTGTTTGAGAATAAAGCTTCCTCTTCCTACAAGGATTTTGTACCGGTTCTGCGATGGTCAGGCAGTAAATTGTGAAGAATTTAGTGAAAGTATGCTAGGAAGTCCCTCGGGCCTTATTGGTGGCTACTCCTTTTATGACCACGTAGTGAATGTGTATTTGTTACCTTTACGTGAACCAATAAAACAAGGGATGTCGTAGACCAGCTTGGATTTAGCAGTAGATCCAAGATTATTGTTGTGGCAGTTTCGTCCGCATACAGTGACAAAATTTTCTTCCTTCATTGTGCCAATGGTGAACTAAATGTTGGTACCCGGTATCTTAGAGTGGACAGGGAAATGATACCTTGTGTGcctaattcatttataaatttgtCTGAAGGAGGCAATCAACAACAGGATGGCATGCTACTATGGCTAGAAGAACATGGTCGCTGCTTGCATGATGGCATTATTAAAGTTCGTGAAGGAGGAAGATTAGAAGCATCAATCTGTTTCCAGAGGAAGCTCCTTATTGTACTACTGCTGTAAGAAACTGTGTTAAGGTAATCCACCAATTACCTTTGGTTCAAAAAGCCTTTGGTTTTGTCTCTCATGGTCTCTTGGGGCTGATTCTCATAGCATTCTGCTCATATGCATGCTAGTATATAAGCCAACTGGAAGTTACTTTTGTGTCAGGTCGGATGTCTCAAGTGAGACATGATTATGTATTCTGTATTCTACTGTTGTTTGGGTGCAATTTCAAGTCCAACCTTAACTTTGTGGTTATTCAAAATGCTACCACTCTATATCACACATAAAAAGGGTGTCCTTGCTGTATGAGGCTTGCCATTTTGTGAGAGTTGGGGGAGGGTTGTATTTGTATGCAGCCTTCCCCTTGCTGTTTTTGCAAAGAGATTGTTTTCACAACTTGAACTTATGAGCTTCCAGTCACGAGGGAGCAACCTTACTCTCAACAGACAAATGCCCAAGAGCAAAAAGGTTCTTTGTCATTAGTTGACTGTGTGGTACCTAGAACTCTGTTATCATTGGTAGCTTCATAAGGCCATTATAGTAGATTTTACTTTTGTAGCCAAATTTGTAATTGAATTGTCAATCCTAGTAGGG is a window of Diospyros lotus cultivar Yz01 chromosome 10, ASM1463336v1, whole genome shotgun sequence DNA encoding:
- the LOC127811598 gene encoding probable transcription factor PosF21 — encoded protein: MPDNPRNNLGHRRAHSEILTLPDDISFDSDLGVVGGLDGPSLSDETEEDFLSIYLDMDKFNSSSATSAFLVGGPSSAAGSASALNPASTPPVVPMGSGSNERPRVRHQHSQSMDGSTTIKPEMLMSGTEESSAADSKKAISAARIDPMRAKSSPFYVRVRENLSMRVADFHHPLWAPLRGPSLLSLTAWQIQKASLFGVSVARFPLQLPDYIY